Genomic segment of Malus domestica chromosome 15, GDT2T_hap1:
TTTAATTGAGGTGAGAGTCTAAAACTTATGACTTATGAGGAGTTGTGTGCTATTCGACTATTTATgatttcttgttcttttttcacGAATGAGTTTAACTTCTGCTCTTTCATTGTACAGGCAGCTGCTCATGGTTTACCTATTGTTGCCACAAAAAATGGAGGCCCTGTTGATATACATCAGGTATGCCTGCTCATTGGTCGTAAAGAATTAATAGAAGGTTTTACATGTATTTTACAATTTACATAGACTAGTTGTTGGAATTCGAAAACTGATTGGAGCTATTTCTGCAGGTACTTGACAATGGTCTTCTTATTGATCCTCATGATCAGCAGTCTATTGCTGATGCTCTCCTGAAGCTTGTTGCTGATAAGCAGCTTTGGGCAAGATGTCGGCAGAATGGGTTGAAGAACATTCACCTATTTTCGTGGCCCGAGCACTGCAAAACTTATCTATCCCGAATAGCCAGTGTCAAACAGAGGCAACCACATTGGCAGAGAAGTGAGGATGGAGGAGGCACTTCAGAATCAGATTCCCCAAGTGATTCCTTGAGAGATATACAAGATTTATCTTTGAACTTGAAGTTTTCAATGGATGGAGAAAAGAGCGGAACTAGTGTAAATGATAGTTTAGATTCTGAAGGAAATACTGCTGATAAAAGGAGTAAAATAGAGAGTGCTGTTTTGGCATGGTCAAAGGGTATTTCGAGGGACACTCGGAAGGCTGGGTTCTCAGAGAAAGCAGACCATAACAGTGCTGGAAAGTTCCCAGTTTTGAGGAGGAGGAAACATCTTATTGTCATTTCTGTGGATTGTGAAACCATTACAGAACTTaatgaaattacaaaaaatatttttgaggcTATGGGAAAGGAGAAGGCTGAAGGCTCTGTAGGATTCATATTGTCAACATCCTTGACCATAATCGAGATACGTTCATTTCTGGTTTCAGGGGGCTTGAACCCTAATGATTTTGATGCATATATTTGCAACAGTGGCAGTGATCTCTACTATCCATCTATTAATTCTGAGGAGCGCCCCTTTGTGGTCGACTTTTATTATCATTCACACATTGAATATCGTTGGGGTGGAGAAGGATTGAGGAAGACATTGGTACGCTGGGCAACTTCAATTAATGATAAGAAGACTGGGAGTGAGGAGATTGTTTCTGCAGCTGATCAACTTTCAACCGACTATTGTTATGCTTTCAAAGTGCAGACGCCAGGAAAGGTAAgtgttcatcaattttttttctggatGAGTTTGGTATGAATTcttaaattaatgataaaaatgaTTGGTACATTGGTACATTAGTGCACTGGGCAACTTCAATTAATGATACAAATGAACCTCGATTTTTTATTGAAGCATGTAATATTTTATAGTGTATTACATTGGATTTACATCGTTGgaaattcttttatttcatcTTTGCAGCTACCCTCGGTAAAGGAGCTCCGGAAGGTGCTGAGGATTCAGGCTTTACGGTGCCATGTAATTTACTGCCAAAACGGGACCAGAGTGAACGTTATTCCAGTATTGGCGTCTCGTTCTCAAGCCCTCAGGTACAGTATTTATGCATAACTTCTTTCAAGCACATCTATTCTTATCTAAACTATTGAGTTAATTTAGTGACTTTTCGCTTTATGGTTTATCTGACAAGAATGAACTCATCACGTCCATGGTAAAAGTCTAGTAGAATCTAATTACATATATTACTTAAAAGTAATAAAGTGAATGCTTATGTCCTGTTGTCGACAAATCCAAATGATCATTGGTTTAGTAAAATTGTAAAACTGCTTTGAAATTGCTTTTGAATCTTTGATCACTGAAACGAGCATTTGCTTTAGGTATTTATATCTCCGATGGGGGGTAGACTTATCGAAAGTGGTGGTTGTCGCGGGAGAATGCGGGGATACAGACTACGAAGGGTTGCTTGGTGGACTGCACAAAAGTGTAGTGCTGAAAGGAGTTGCCAGCAATGCAATCAGTCAACTCCACACGAACCGAAACTACCCTCTATCCGATGTCCTGGCACTTGACACCCCCAACATAGTTCAGACCAGTGAAGGTTGCGGGAGCGACGATATCCGTGCTTCCTTGGAGAAACTAGGAGTTCTCAAGAACTAGAAATGTGCATTATTAAAGCCTTCTCAGTAAGCAGTTTTTTTGTTCTATATCTTGAACCCTTTGCGTTTTGGACCCCCCCCCCCGGGGGGAAAATTTGTCTGCCGGGGGATTCGACATAATGCTCAATACTTGTATTCATCAAGTTTAAACCTTATGTTACTTTCTGGCTATATTTAGTTAAGAAATAAAAGTAGGCAACATGTGTGGAGTTTTGGAGGAGGAtgctctctctgtctctgcgaTTTCATATTTTCATCTAGAGCTTGCTTTTACTTAGCTGTTGATGTCAAGACATAAAACTAGGAGAGCAATTTCCACCGGACTGGTACACCGTTATAGTGGCGTGCGCTCACACATAACATTTTGACATGAGACGTTACAGTTTTGGTGTATCCATATCATAGGATTCCTCTCTCCAAAAGTATGTTATTAAAGATGTGGATCTGGCTCACTATTTGTTTGTGGTCCTGTGGAGAAGATTTACATGAAATAAATTCATGGACGGTAATTGTGTTGAACTCGTTTCTTGGTAGTTTGGTAAATTGCTTTCATGTTGATGATTGCAAAAGTGTGGGTCCCCTCAACAAGTACACGTGTTGACTTGCCATTGCCAAACTTCCCCTGGAAGGGCATGTGTCCGTAGGGTGACATGTATATTTATGGAAACGTGTAATGTTTAACGTACAGCTTTTCACCAGTCGAGAATGAAGACAAAACACCAACTGAATTCACCAAAAAATAAATGcaagagattttttttattaatacaacgatatattttatattaaagagAATATGGAGTTCAGCTAAACCACATAATGAGCAAACTAATATGGTATCAAATTTGTCATTCACGAGATTTGAACATATGACCTCTTACgtataagtgaagaaaaatactatcagaccgtatttttttttttttaagaagtacgatattcatttaTAATAAGAACAACGTACAATCAAATAGAGAGTCCTGACAATGAGCCTCAATAAAAACCTTCCCAAAAAAATAACCTGAATGAAGGGAAAAAAACTCTCCCGCACCAAACAAAATAACAATTAAGACTGAATCTTCCAAGGAAATAAATACTAACAATGAACATTATCCTCCGCCAGAAGATCAGTAATTAAATCAGGGGATCCTCAAACCAAGAAACTGGGTGCTCCAAGGTTAGACCGAATCGAGCTAGTCGATGCGCCACTGAATTAGCATCTCTACGAACGTAGCCAGCTTTCCACGTTTTGAAAGACTGCAGGATCCTTCGGGTATCCTCCAACAAATGCCCAAATGACCCGTGATTAACCATCGCTTTATTTTGAATTGCGGCGATGACCAACAATGCATCCCCTTCTAATATAAGTTGCTCAGTCATCCATTGCAGCGCAAAGACAGCTGCTTCAGGAGCAGCAGCGATCTCAGCCTGCATAGGAGACCCAACAGCCGTCATTTTCATAGCCAAAGCTTCTATAAAATCTCTAGCTGCATTCCTGATAATGACACCAACACCACCCACTGCCGCACGTTCATCCCACGCTCCATCGACATTACACTTAAACCAACCTTCCTCCGACCTCCGCCAAGTGTGCACAACATTAGGTTTGTCATGCTTGTGTACCACGTTCCACTTTTTAAACTTGAGGAGCCAAGTATGCGCTTGCAGTTGGATTTCCTGAGGTTGTAACACTTATCCCTGCCAAATCATTTGATTATGAGTAGTCCAAATCTTCCATATCAAAACTAGTGCCAAATCAAAGCTCTCCCTTGAGAGAGACTGTGCCAACCGCGCCAGCCAATCTTGGAATCCAACTTCTCTGTGCCGCCACATTTGCAATCCCAAAGGACTGAAAAACCAAATTGCTACTACACGTGAGCAATACAATAGTCCATTCAATTGTTTCTGGTACATTGGCACAAAAAGGACAATAATTATCACTAATGACTCTCCTATTCCTCATATTAACTCTGGATGGCAAAGCATTCAAACATCTCCAAACACAAACTTTAACTTTGCCTGGAACCTTAGCCCTCGACAAAGCTTTCCAAAGAAACTGGATCTCCTCCGTCATCGTTGAAACATTCGGTATATTACCATAAATTTCACTACACGACCAAGCGACGAAGTAAGCACTCTTAGTCATAAAATTTCCTTTGGGTTATTTAAACCAAATCAGCTCATCAGGTGGACTAAACAAACTCAACGGAATACTCATAATAAGGTTGGCCTCCTCTTCAAAAAACATCTTTGAAATCAACTGTGTATTCCATTGAACGCGATCCAAATCCACCAAGAGAGATCTAACGGTTAGATTTGGATGCACACCTATTGGTATAGGACTGAGCACCTTTGCATAATTAACTCGCGGGAGCCAACTATCACCCCATATGTTTATACTCAATCCATCACCCACTCGCCAACGTGCTCCATGTTGAATCAAAACTCTTGTTGCCGCCACACTTCTCCAACAATATGACGAATTTGTCTTCACCGGAACTTGAAGAAAATCCGAATCAGGAAAATAACgagctttgaagatttgagcaACAAGAGAATGTGGGTGGTGAATTATACGCCAACCTTGTTTAGCCAGCAAAGCAAGATTAAAAGCATACAAATCTTTAAAGCCCAACCCTTATTCACTTTTTGGTTTACACAATGTCTGCCAACTTACCCAATGAAATACTCCGTTTACCCGCTTCTTTCCCCCGCCAAAACTGAGCCACCATCTGATTTAACTCATCGCACAACGTCTTAGGGAGAAGGAAAGTTTGCATTGTATATAGAGGAACTGCCTAAGCCACTGCTTTAATGAGAATCTCTTTTCCTGCACTACTAAGAAGACTCCCCCGCCACCCATTAAGCTTGTTCCACAGCCTATCCTTAATATAAGTAAACGTTGCCTTCTTAGATTTACTAGTGAGCACGGGCAAACCAGGATATCGATCATGGTATTCCACCTGTTTCATCCCCAGGCAATCATCAAGTAATTGAGCATCAAACTCATGAACATTCGCACTAAACGCCACACTGCTTTTTCCAAGATTAACCGCTTGTCCCGAAGCTATCTCATAACATTTCCACAACTCATTCAACTCACAACATTCCTGCAAAAAGCTTCTGGCAAAAATGAAGCTATCGTCAGCAAAAAGGAGATGATGAGTGCTTGGCGCCCCATTACAAATCTTAATTCCTTGTATCCGTTCTTTCGCTtcccacacatccaacaaagCTGAAAGACCTTCCGCACAAATCACAAACAAGAATGGTGATAACAGATCCCCTTGCCGATCCCTCTTTTAGGCTGTACCAAACCCACGGGCTCCCAATTAAGCATAAAGGAGTAAGACACTGAACTGACACACATCATAATCCAATTAATCCATCCCTTCGCAAAACCTAATCGTCTCATTATTTGCTCAAGAAAAGACCATTTAATACGGTCATATGCTCTACTAATGTCTAATTTCAACGCCATCACACCATTCCAACCACTATTCTTCTTTTTCATAGCATGAGCAATTTCTGAAGCCACCAAACAATTATCTGAAGCCACCAAACAATTATCTGAAATCAGCCTTCCAGAA
This window contains:
- the LOC139191684 gene encoding uncharacterized protein, coding for MTEEIQFLWKALSRAKVPGKVKVCVWRCLNALPSRVNMRNRRVISDNYCPFCANVPETIEWTIVLLTCSSNLVFQSFGIANVAAQRSWIPRLAGAEIQLQAHTWLLKFKKWNVVHKHDKPNVVHTWRRSEEGWFKCNVDGAWDERAAVGGVGVIIRNAARDFIEALAMKMTAVGSPMQAEIAAAPEAAVFALQWMTEQLILEGDALLVIAAIQNKAMVNHGSFGHLLEDTRRILQSFKTWKAGYVRRDANSVAHRLARFGLTLEHPVSWFEDPLI